The Lolium perenne isolate Kyuss_39 chromosome 6, Kyuss_2.0, whole genome shotgun sequence genome segment TTGTTGTGTTTGGTGGCCGCGTTCTGTGGGCGTCAAGTCTCCTCACATCTGTGGTTTTTCGCTCGGTTTTACTCATAAACTGGGCAATGCATTGTTTGTATGGTTTTGGACCCTTGTTTCCGTTATAAATTGGGTCTCTCTCTTCTATCTAATAAGACGGCAAATACGATAGTCTTTACCTAAAAAATATAGTGGGTATGCATGAAACACCCATTGTTTATAGAAAAAATTCTTAAGATGGATTGCAACAAATGTAATTGAAAAAACAAATTCTCACAACATATGAAAACAACACACAACAACCAGAAACACATTTGTAACATAAAAGTACGACCCTTCCCGATTGACTTTTAGAATCACTGCAGTTGAATCTTCACGTGAATGCAACAAACAACATAAGCGCCATTCTAGCGTGTCAAAACAGCACACAAGACATAAAAAAAACCTTGGTTCACAATAGTTGAGACGTCAACTTTTACAATTTGGGGTTCGTGACCATGAATCAGGCTTGCCGAAGTTGGATCTTGCAACCTCGATCTGTTTGCCTCGTTCATGGATTTTTCGAAACTAGGGGTCATGGCCTCGAGCGTGACCATCAAAACACCCATACATGGTGCAAGCTCAGTGGAACAGCTTCTGGGTCAAAGGATGGCCATGTTCAAGCAAGAGAGATGTtcaagggagagagggaggcaggGAGAGAGATGCATGCATGAGAGGGGGAGGAGAGATGCATGGATTTGAAGGCAAAAGCCATGTTAGTGACGAGGCAAGTCAATCTAATCGATGGATCAACTGGTTGGGGAAAATCAGTTCCCTTTTTGAAAAACACAAGTCCCTCTTGTCTTGTAAAAATGTATTTTGTTTACAAGGTTGTCATTTATTTAATACATTAAAAATACATTGACTATATATATGAATAGTTTAAAAAAGAGAACCGATAATTAGCATTATGCTAATATAAAAAAGTAAAATTAATGGATACTAAAATGGAGAATTAATTGGAAAAACTATAAGAGACCTCGGTTTGCTTCGGTGAGAACCACCATGAAGCACCGAAGAGTAGCAATTTTTCCAGCACCGAAGAGCAACAACTTTTCTGTCCACAGGAGGTCCCATGCATGTTATAACCATTGATCTCATTCTTTGAGATTCATGCCATCATGTTTCAGCAAGTTTTTAAGGTTTTGCGAAACTTAATGAAACCGTGCATGGGAGAAAAGTATCTCCCCGAATCAAAATGCACTTGATTAACTAAGCCCCAAGTTATCAGAATATGCAAGCAAAAATGTCAACTCCACCATCCACAGGGTTTTGCCACATATATAAAAAAGAATTCTATTTCTCTCTATTGTCGTCTCTCTCAGTGAGTTGGTATGAGCTAGATATATAAGACTGAAAAACATGCATCAGTAAGTTTACTAATGAAGCTAGTATCCGAGGATCCTGGTGGAAAGCTGGAGCAGTGGCTGCAACGTGCCGGGTGCGAACTTCCTTGCGAATAGGGAGCATACCACCGCCGGCTGCCCATTATACATACACCTCTccgtctccttctccttcttccccGCCAGCCTCTCCAAAAAGTCCTTGCTCACATCGTCGGCGCCGAACATGGCCGGGTGCGAGCCCCCACGAGACCAGTCGACCCACGTGACGCTTCGATTTGCGATGCTCATGGGCGCCTCGATGGTAAGCACGGTGGGGAGGTAGTGCTCGTCCACGTAGCAGGGTGGTCGGCACACCTCCCGGAACCTCGGGTAGTACCGGCCATCGGCGACCACGAAGAGGGCGAGACGGCGGTCCATCTCAAACCACTGCGCGCCCTTGCGCCACTGCGAGACGGACACGTCGGGGGCGAGGGCGGTGCGGTACCGGCCCCGGCCGTGCGGTCCTGGGTCGTCGAAGGCGCCAACGAAGCTGTGGCGAGAGCGGGTCAGGTAGGCGTGGATGGCGGGGAGGGGGTGCAGCGGGATGCAGGACTCGGAGAGGAGGACGAAGCGCTCGTTGGAGAGGTCGAGGAGCGCGTTCGCGAGCAGACGGCGCTCGGCATCCACCACACTCGTCTCGCCCCACCGTGTCGCCTGGGAAAACATATAAGCATGAGTTAGCGTCTTTTACTTTCCAAACGATGCGAACAAGAGACTTCTAAAATCTTGGCAAAAAATGCTGGTACGAATTATATGTAGTTGCAACAAACATTTTTCAACCAAGAATTAAAGGGTGTGATTAGCTCTGGCTTGATTAAGAATTAGCTTAATTTCCGATCGAGTGGCATCACGTACGTCATCATGCACCACATAATTTCAGTACGAGAGCTTTCTTTTTCATTGCAGTGTGAGCAATTTTTTCGCACCTGCAACACACTCGCAATTCAGATAGCGCATTCtagcaaaaggaaaaaaaaaacgtACTCAGGTAGCCACAAATCACGAGAAAAATCTAACAGCTCCGGAGGCGACCTCGGTGGAGCGAGATATAACAAGTccgagaagcaaaattgtatcgaAAATGTGaagaagatattttggcaaaagagaAGATAGCAGAAAGAGGATTCTTGTCCGTGGCTTCTTTGACAGGGACACGATGCTCATCACTTTGAGCTGTCGCACTCGGGAGCAGCACTTGTCAAGTGCCGTTCAAACCAGAGCATTCGAGGCTTCGTACGTGTGCACTCCTGAATCCTGATCCGTCTGACTCTAGTCCCAATCGGACGGCCGTCCTTCCGTCATCCATCCAAACGGGGAAGAAAGAAGCCAACTTTGATGGCGAGAGCTAACTACCTAGGTGGCGTACCTTGCTGGGCACCTGTCGCCGGTGGAACGGCGACGACGGCGGGAAGTCGAGGCGGTACCCCGGCGTGGTGTGCACGTACACCGAGAACAGCCCCCTCCCGCCGGTGCCGTTGAAGAAGCGCTCCCACAGCGGCGCCAGCGGCAGCGGCCCGCGGGTCAGGAACATGAACGCCACCTTCCCCGGCGCCGACggccgcccccgcccccgccgccgccgcggctcgAACGAGGCCGCCCACAGCAGCTCCTCGTCGCTCATGTTGTGCCACGCGCTCCTCGCCGGCGGCCGCGCCCACCACCGCTCCACCACCtggtcctcctccttctcctccgcgCACGGCGCCGCAAGGAGGACGTCTTGGACGGCGAGCGCCGGGAGGCGGTAGTACGggacggcgccgccgccgccgaggacgAACAGGAGGAGCGCGGCGGCGAGGAAGCCGGTGGCGAGCACCGCGAAGAGGAGCTGCGGCCGGGCGACGAGCTTCGCCGGGAAGCTCCTCCCGGGCGCCGGCGCCCTCGCGGGAGCGTGCCCgtccttgctgctgctgctgtcggCCACcaccgctcctcctcctccttgcatGCCGCGCGCTACTGATCGAGCTCAAGAGAGAAATTCCAGCGAGAAGGTAGAGAACCTCAGAGAGGAATTCGCCTAATATGTACAAGAAAAATTGGGATCGGATGCGTACAAGCAGCAGAGCAGCAGATAGATAGCGGTTACTGATCGGAGCGAGCGGTTTGCGATCGCTCGAGAGGAACAGAACAAGATACTTGACGTGAATACTGAGGGAAATTTATGTTTAATTATTAGTGGAGCTATCGTCGGTCAGTAACGGCTGTGTTGTGTAGAGTGTAGACGGGGGCGTGCTGCTACAAGAAACGCATAAAGAACATC includes the following:
- the LOC127321391 gene encoding glycosyltransferase BC10, which encodes MQGGGGAVVADSSSSKDGHAPARAPAPGRSFPAKLVARPQLLFAVLATGFLAAALLLFVLGGGGAVPYYRLPALAVQDVLLAAPCAEEKEEDQVVERWWARPPARSAWHNMSDEELLWAASFEPRRRRGRGRPSAPGKVAFMFLTRGPLPLAPLWERFFNGTGGRGLFSVYVHTTPGYRLDFPPSSPFHRRQVPSKATRWGETSVVDAERRLLANALLDLSNERFVLLSESCIPLHPLPAIHAYLTRSRHSFVGAFDDPGPHGRGRYRTALAPDVSVSQWRKGAQWFEMDRRLALFVVADGRYYPRFREVCRPPCYVDEHYLPTVLTIEAPMSIANRSVTWVDWSRGGSHPAMFGADDVSKDFLERLAGKKEKETERCMYNGQPAVVCSLFARKFAPGTLQPLLQLSTRILGY